The Tistrella mobilis genome window below encodes:
- a CDS encoding DUF983 domain-containing protein, producing MSGQNMSGQEEMVWTNAMTEEAAAEPVRPGFWRALRRGFARRCPRCGEAPAFAGYLKVRDHCDHCGEALDSYRADDAPPYFTIFLVGHIVVPLMLWVEKDWMPDLWVHVLLWIPLSLILTFLFLPRIKGAVLGAMVHLGIH from the coding sequence ATGTCGGGCCAGAACATGTCGGGCCAGGAAGAAATGGTCTGGACCAACGCAATGACCGAAGAGGCGGCAGCCGAGCCGGTACGGCCGGGCTTCTGGCGCGCTCTGCGCCGGGGTTTCGCCCGCCGGTGCCCCCGTTGCGGCGAGGCGCCGGCCTTCGCCGGTTATCTGAAGGTGCGTGATCACTGCGACCATTGCGGTGAGGCGCTGGACAGCTACCGTGCCGATGATGCCCCACCATATTTCACCATCTTTCTGGTCGGCCACATCGTGGTGCCGCTGATGCTGTGGGTGGAGAAGGACTGGATGCCCGATCTCTGGGTACATGTCCTGCTCTGGATCCCGCTCAGCCTGATCCTGACCTTCCTCTTCCTGCCCCGCATCAAGGGCGCAGTATTGGGGGCGATGGTCCACCTCGGTATCCACTGA
- a CDS encoding PAS domain-containing protein, whose translation MDDFARQFETDILRSAYAYWRGLCGGAGMPLRRQIDPLDLRRLLPNLFIYDVVRADDGSLDYRFRLVGTRISEAHGGDHRGRLLREVHGNQWPRIEKDYHDVVLTGRPNFARRSGFAIGKDYVTYERILLPVSDAGDRVDALFGAAHYWMG comes from the coding sequence ATGGACGATTTCGCGCGTCAGTTCGAAACCGACATTCTCCGCTCGGCCTACGCATACTGGCGTGGGTTGTGCGGAGGTGCCGGTATGCCGCTACGGCGCCAGATCGATCCGCTTGATCTTCGCCGGCTGCTGCCGAACCTGTTCATCTACGATGTCGTACGGGCAGATGATGGCAGTCTGGACTACCGCTTCCGCCTCGTCGGTACACGGATCTCCGAAGCTCATGGCGGCGATCATCGCGGCCGGCTGCTGCGCGAGGTGCATGGCAATCAGTGGCCGCGGATCGAGAAGGACTATCACGACGTGGTCCTCACGGGCCGGCCGAATTTCGCCCGTCGCTCTGGTTTCGCGATCGGCAAGGACTACGTGACCTATGAACGCATCCTGCTGCCGGTGAGCGATGCCGGCGATCGGGTCGATGCCCTGTTCGGCGCCGCCCATTACTGGATGGGGTGA
- the proS gene encoding proline--tRNA ligase: MSSAQRKTAIRISRAEDFPAWFQEVVKEAEMAEPSGVRGCMVIRPWGYGVWEQIQKRFDQRIRETGHQNCYFPIFIPLDLIEKEAAHVEGFAKEMAVVTHHRLVQKDGKLVPDGQLEVPLVVRPTSETVIGEAFARWIRSYRDLPLKINQWANVVRWEMRPRVFLRTSEFLWQEGHTAHATREEAMDETATMLEVYREVVEDWLAVPVIPGEKPESERFPGAVETHCIEAMMQDGKALQAGTSHFLGQNFSKAANIQFQTKDGGLEFAYTTSWGVSTRLIGALIMTHSDDDGLRLPPAVAPAQIVILPIIRDEASEAQVMPAVEELAKRLSAERYLDLPVRVEVDRRDMNAGEKRWSWIKRGVPVILEVGPRDVASGSVAVTERIALDQKKAILPQDELVSGISDRLAAIQARLYDEAVAFRETRIRTDITDYDSFRAFFSKEGSDFTGGLGFVRAPWCGTRESEAKLDDLGVTIRCLPYDQGDVSGKACVLTGAPATVEAIFAKSY, encoded by the coding sequence ATGTCCAGCGCCCAGCGGAAGACCGCCATCCGTATCAGCCGTGCCGAAGACTTTCCGGCCTGGTTCCAGGAAGTGGTCAAGGAAGCCGAGATGGCCGAGCCCTCGGGCGTGCGCGGCTGCATGGTCATCCGCCCCTGGGGCTATGGCGTCTGGGAGCAGATCCAGAAGCGTTTCGACCAGCGCATCCGCGAAACCGGCCATCAGAACTGCTATTTCCCGATCTTCATCCCGCTCGACCTGATCGAGAAAGAGGCGGCCCATGTCGAGGGCTTCGCCAAGGAGATGGCGGTCGTCACCCATCATCGTCTGGTCCAGAAGGACGGCAAGCTGGTCCCCGACGGACAGCTGGAAGTGCCGCTGGTCGTCCGCCCGACCTCCGAGACCGTCATCGGCGAGGCCTTTGCCCGCTGGATCCGCAGCTATCGCGACCTGCCGCTGAAGATCAACCAGTGGGCCAATGTGGTCCGCTGGGAGATGCGGCCCCGGGTCTTCCTGCGCACCAGCGAATTCCTCTGGCAGGAGGGGCACACCGCCCATGCCACCCGCGAGGAGGCGATGGACGAGACTGCGACCATGCTCGAAGTCTATCGCGAGGTGGTCGAGGACTGGCTGGCGGTGCCGGTGATCCCGGGTGAGAAGCCCGAGAGCGAGCGCTTCCCCGGCGCGGTAGAGACCCACTGCATCGAGGCGATGATGCAGGACGGCAAGGCGCTGCAGGCCGGCACCTCGCATTTCCTGGGCCAGAACTTCTCCAAGGCCGCCAATATCCAGTTTCAGACGAAGGATGGCGGGCTGGAATTCGCCTACACCACCTCGTGGGGTGTCTCGACCCGGCTGATCGGCGCGCTGATCATGACCCATTCCGATGATGACGGCCTGCGCCTGCCGCCGGCGGTGGCGCCGGCGCAGATCGTGATCCTGCCGATCATCCGCGACGAGGCGAGCGAAGCCCAGGTCATGCCGGCGGTCGAGGAACTGGCGAAGCGACTGTCGGCAGAACGCTATCTGGACCTTCCGGTGCGGGTCGAGGTCGACCGTCGTGACATGAATGCGGGCGAGAAGCGCTGGTCGTGGATCAAGCGCGGTGTGCCGGTGATCCTGGAGGTGGGGCCCCGCGACGTCGCCTCGGGCTCGGTTGCGGTCACCGAGCGCATTGCTCTGGACCAGAAGAAGGCGATCCTTCCGCAGGACGAATTGGTCTCGGGCATCTCGGACCGGCTGGCGGCGATTCAGGCGCGGCTTTATGACGAGGCGGTGGCGTTCCGCGAGACCCGCATCCGCACCGACATCACCGATTATGACTCCTTCCGCGCCTTCTTCTCGAAAGAGGGCAGCGACTTCACCGGCGGGCTGGGCTTCGTGCGGGCTCCCTGGTGCGGGACGCGTGAGAGTGAGGCGAAGCTCGACGATCTGGGGGTCACCATCCGTTGCCTGCCCTACGACCAGGGTGATGTCTCCGGTAAGGCCTGCGTGCTGACCGGTGCGCCTGCGACCGTGGAAGCCATCTTCGCGAAGTCGTACTGA
- a CDS encoding LysR substrate-binding domain-containing protein encodes MTLTELKYLVAIADHGHFGRAAAAAGVAQPTLSAQLRKLEDYLGVELVERSRKGVRLTAAGERIVTHARRALAEQQAILRLTRHRARPLEGPYRLGAIPTLGPYLLPALLPALKQAHPLLDLVVIEDLTDNLLGLLDDGRLDAALVALPVEMRGRQAVPLFDEGFFAVEPATAGDDRSDRAPAISDAELSAARLLVLSDGHCLRDQVLAACARPNPSGDDFRAASLETLRELVAAGFGTTLVPALAARAWQRGGESRMIFRPVEGDAGHRRIGLVWRRGAGDADAMALARVCRGAVPPEVRPIDS; translated from the coding sequence ATGACCCTCACCGAACTCAAATACCTGGTGGCCATCGCAGATCACGGTCATTTCGGCCGGGCTGCCGCCGCGGCCGGCGTTGCCCAGCCCACCCTGAGCGCCCAGCTGCGTAAGCTTGAGGACTATCTGGGGGTGGAGCTGGTTGAGCGCAGCCGAAAGGGTGTGCGCCTGACCGCGGCCGGCGAACGCATCGTGACCCATGCCCGCCGGGCACTGGCGGAACAACAGGCGATCCTGCGGCTGACCCGGCATCGCGCCAGGCCGCTGGAAGGGCCGTACCGGCTGGGCGCCATTCCGACCCTCGGCCCTTATCTGCTGCCGGCGCTGCTGCCGGCGCTCAAACAGGCACATCCCCTGCTCGACCTGGTCGTGATCGAGGATCTGACCGACAATCTGCTGGGGCTGCTCGACGACGGCCGGCTGGATGCCGCCCTGGTGGCCCTGCCGGTCGAGATGCGCGGCCGGCAGGCGGTACCGCTGTTCGACGAAGGCTTCTTCGCCGTCGAACCCGCAACCGCCGGTGATGACCGATCTGATCGGGCACCCGCGATCAGTGACGCCGAACTATCTGCCGCCCGGTTGCTCGTGCTCTCCGACGGTCATTGTCTGCGCGATCAGGTGCTCGCCGCCTGCGCCCGCCCCAACCCGAGCGGCGACGATTTCCGGGCCGCCAGTCTGGAGACCCTGCGCGAGCTGGTCGCCGCCGGCTTCGGCACAACCCTGGTCCCCGCTCTTGCCGCCCGCGCCTGGCAGCGCGGCGGTGAAAGCCGGATGATTTTCCGCCCGGTCGAAGGCGATGCCGGGCATCGGCGGATCGGCCTGGTCTGGCGGCGCGGGGCCGGTGATGCCGACGCAATGGCCCTGGCTCGTGTCTGTCGGGGCGCCGTACCGCCGGAAGTGCGGCCGATCGACAGCTGA
- a CDS encoding class I SAM-dependent methyltransferase, translating into MTPLPSANDDTGHRISISLDGVPETMLWPLWHRVGLAGTGRVPQEELLDDPLAAGVLARIDYDFAGHFGRPHPAHTIRAKLGDRLIRDFATIHDRPIRVLSLGEGLETQLWRVDDGRMEWITLDLPEGIALRQRLLPAHPRNRMIAASAFSPEDWISDIGTDRPCFVSAAGLLMYAPDSSPVTRLLAALATGLPGGRVYFDTIPGWYSRKTLRGLKVTPGYTAPPMPFALTLAGLDDFAAGVAGFRVERSWTYADPFPRMMPVLAMASRIGFVRRHIAPLLILGGFTPTL; encoded by the coding sequence ATGACGCCCCTCCCCTCCGCCAACGACGATACCGGCCATCGCATCTCCATCTCCCTCGACGGCGTGCCCGAAACCATGCTCTGGCCGCTCTGGCATCGCGTCGGGCTGGCAGGAACCGGCCGGGTGCCGCAGGAGGAACTGCTCGACGATCCGCTTGCGGCAGGAGTGCTCGCCCGCATCGATTATGATTTCGCCGGACATTTCGGCCGCCCGCATCCGGCCCACACAATCCGGGCGAAGCTGGGCGACCGGTTGATCCGCGACTTCGCCACCATCCATGACCGGCCGATCCGGGTGCTGTCGCTGGGCGAAGGACTGGAGACCCAGCTCTGGCGGGTCGATGACGGCCGCATGGAGTGGATAACGCTGGATCTGCCCGAGGGCATCGCGCTACGCCAGCGGCTGCTGCCTGCCCATCCACGCAACCGGATGATCGCCGCGTCGGCCTTCTCCCCCGAAGACTGGATCAGCGACATCGGGACCGACCGGCCATGCTTCGTCAGTGCGGCAGGACTGCTGATGTATGCCCCGGACAGCAGCCCCGTGACACGGCTGCTGGCGGCACTTGCCACGGGGCTGCCAGGCGGACGGGTCTATTTCGACACGATCCCCGGCTGGTACTCCCGCAAGACACTCCGCGGCCTGAAGGTGACGCCCGGCTATACCGCCCCTCCGATGCCCTTCGCCCTCACCCTGGCCGGGCTGGATGACTTCGCGGCCGGGGTTGCGGGCTTCCGGGTCGAGCGCAGCTGGACCTATGCCGACCCCTTCCCGCGGATGATGCCCGTGCTGGCCATGGCCTCACGGATCGGTTTCGTGCGCCGGCACATCGCGCCACTCTTGATCCTGGGCGGCTTCACGCCGACCCTCTGA
- the dmeF gene encoding CDF family Co(II)/Ni(II) efflux transporter DmeF: MEDWQPAHGFGQTVRRPVERRVHAVIALTIVTMIAEVVAGWLTGSMALLADGLHMGTHAFALGLAALAYALTRARALDRRYSFGSGKISELAGFASALLLGVSALVIAGEAVARLFDPRPIAYGDAILVAVIGLIVNLASAALLGLDHHHGHEHGHGHHHAHDHDHDHHDHEHDHAHEHAHGLDTNARAALLHVLADALTSLAAIAAIGVAWATGWLWADPLAAMLAAAVILKWSVDLGRQSAGVLLDRQAPEAMRRDITRALESDGDSQVVDLHLWSVGHQAWTMVAAVVTHGDAGPDDYRARLPKRADLHHPIIEVNRCRGEVNRCHGDGPAHPASNSPA, translated from the coding sequence ATTGAAGACTGGCAACCGGCACACGGTTTCGGACAGACCGTGCGCCGCCCGGTCGAACGCCGGGTCCATGCGGTCATCGCGCTCACCATCGTCACCATGATTGCCGAAGTGGTGGCCGGCTGGCTGACCGGATCGATGGCGCTGCTTGCCGACGGGCTGCACATGGGCACCCATGCCTTTGCGCTGGGGCTTGCGGCCCTCGCCTATGCGCTCACCCGTGCCCGGGCACTTGACCGACGCTACAGTTTCGGCAGCGGCAAGATCAGCGAGCTTGCAGGCTTCGCCAGCGCGCTGCTGCTTGGTGTCTCCGCCCTGGTGATCGCAGGCGAAGCCGTGGCCCGACTGTTCGACCCCAGGCCGATCGCCTATGGCGACGCCATCCTGGTGGCGGTGATCGGGCTGATCGTGAATCTGGCCTCGGCGGCGCTGCTGGGGCTCGACCATCATCACGGGCATGAACACGGGCATGGGCATCACCATGCACATGACCATGATCACGACCACCATGACCACGAGCACGACCATGCCCATGAGCATGCCCACGGCCTCGACACCAATGCCCGGGCGGCCCTGCTGCACGTTCTGGCCGACGCCCTGACCAGCCTTGCGGCCATCGCAGCGATCGGGGTTGCCTGGGCCACCGGATGGCTCTGGGCCGACCCGCTCGCAGCCATGCTTGCGGCAGCGGTCATCCTTAAATGGTCGGTGGATCTGGGGCGGCAGTCGGCCGGTGTACTGCTCGACCGTCAGGCGCCAGAGGCGATGCGCCGCGACATCACCCGGGCGCTGGAATCCGATGGCGACTCGCAGGTCGTGGACCTGCATCTCTGGTCAGTGGGCCATCAGGCCTGGACCATGGTTGCCGCGGTCGTCACCCATGGTGATGCCGGCCCCGACGACTACCGCGCCCGCCTGCCGAAGCGGGCGGACCTGCACCACCCGATCATCGAGGTCAATCGCTGCCGCGGAGAGGTCAATCGCTGTCACGGAGACGGGCCTGCTCATCCGGCATCAAACTCGCCGGCCTGA
- a CDS encoding helix-turn-helix transcriptional regulator, whose protein sequence is MGPSPPWFAAQANEPLGEGMAVNRFDFIAETEQRLRIAGPPTLSISMFFDGAGSLSIDGGRPLEIRPGTTVLYHANRPTVGEDLIPAGARVFCLDFRYEARLLTGLGLAALPVLIRGFATDCSVRDVLLLGRPTSTALEAVGRSVLACRLTGTARQVFLKAKALEALAWLIAEIDGAPPVATLPVPAERRRIEHAARLLVERHDEAWTIPLLARTVGLNEKKLKSGFRLVIGRTVHGHLEAARLDAAARMIEDGARVIDAAVAVGYTNPSHFARLFRRRFGAAPADWRRGMLMPDVVRPASLMPDEQARLRDSD, encoded by the coding sequence TTGGGGCCATCCCCCCCCTGGTTCGCGGCGCAGGCCAACGAACCGCTCGGCGAGGGCATGGCGGTCAACCGGTTCGATTTCATTGCCGAGACGGAGCAGCGGCTGCGGATTGCCGGTCCGCCGACGCTCTCGATCTCGATGTTCTTCGATGGCGCAGGCAGTCTGTCGATCGATGGCGGGCGGCCGCTGGAGATCCGCCCCGGCACCACGGTGCTTTACCATGCCAATCGGCCGACGGTGGGCGAGGATCTGATTCCCGCCGGCGCCCGTGTGTTCTGCCTGGATTTCCGCTACGAGGCCCGATTGCTGACCGGGCTCGGGCTGGCCGCTCTGCCGGTACTGATCCGCGGGTTTGCCACGGATTGCAGCGTCCGCGACGTGCTGCTGCTGGGGCGGCCGACCTCAACGGCGCTGGAGGCGGTGGGGCGTTCGGTGCTGGCCTGCCGCCTGACCGGAACTGCCCGGCAAGTCTTCCTCAAGGCCAAGGCGCTGGAGGCGCTGGCCTGGCTGATCGCCGAAATCGACGGAGCGCCGCCCGTGGCCACCCTGCCCGTGCCGGCGGAGCGCCGCCGGATCGAGCATGCCGCCCGACTTCTGGTTGAACGGCATGACGAAGCCTGGACCATCCCGCTGTTGGCGCGGACGGTGGGGCTGAACGAGAAGAAACTGAAATCGGGCTTCCGCCTGGTGATCGGGCGGACCGTCCACGGACATCTGGAGGCAGCGCGGCTGGATGCGGCCGCCCGGATGATCGAGGACGGAGCCCGGGTGATCGATGCCGCGGTGGCGGTTGGCTACACCAATCCCAGCCATTTCGCGCGGTTGTTCCGGCGCCGCTTCGGTGCAGCGCCGGCCGACTGGCGCCGGGGCATGCTGATGCCGGATGTCGTCAGGCCGGCGAGTTTGATGCCGGATGAGCAGGCCCGTCTCCGTGACAGCGATTGA
- a CDS encoding TonB-dependent receptor: protein MPQRSFRCRTAILVAPLLVTAPLPALSADEAGDSVQRLEALTVTATKRDQALGSVDAAVSVRSGEELAQAGVTRLDQLDRVFPGLVIRARGNRAYTGVTIRGVTSPDYYNPSVQVYVDGVPQDPANFAQELVNVERVELLRGPQGTLWGRNAHGGVINVITRTPTDRVEGLAAVTLGIPERGAQAMISGPLVPDRLAAELAVRWNQDQGQVDDIATGATGIDEGISRFARLKLRHAPTGGPLALTLTATREELESHEELYIRERNVEDRSYDSATQGDRAWLDRQVTTLALAGDYDLSEALRLSSVTSWQSRDMTRVITVNTPESQDSFSQELRLAFQAGERVDGVMGGFVQDTGFTRTTPGYPGYYGPDRNEVDTRSYALFGEATYALTPVLDLTGGLRWSREEAEIRYDRPGSGPYDFRFQARDDFSDISPKLSLGWQLAPDHRVWATIARGFKPGGFNHAVSSTADALPYDSETSTNYELGWRGTAAGGRLDIDAAVYLITAADKQIYTGPLGAQVLRNMGDAASHGIEVDTAFRATPDLTLRAGATLGRSEFDGGPYDGRRLPYAPDTTLRAGLRWIVPQTTVPGAVAVDLGADWVSRSWFDEANTLSQSAYALLDAAVEVDLDAGYAIRVFARNLTDEVYRTSSFDFGGGDIRSTIGDGRTIGITGSWRF from the coding sequence ATGCCCCAGCGCTCGTTCCGGTGCCGGACTGCGATCCTCGTCGCCCCGCTGCTGGTCACCGCCCCCCTGCCCGCCCTTTCGGCGGATGAGGCGGGTGACAGCGTCCAGCGCCTTGAAGCCCTGACCGTCACCGCCACCAAGCGCGATCAGGCCCTGGGCAGCGTCGACGCGGCCGTCTCGGTACGCAGCGGCGAAGAACTCGCCCAGGCCGGCGTAACCCGCCTGGATCAGCTCGACCGGGTGTTTCCCGGACTGGTGATCCGGGCGCGTGGCAACCGCGCCTATACCGGCGTCACCATCCGCGGCGTCACCTCGCCGGACTACTACAACCCGTCGGTGCAGGTCTATGTTGACGGCGTTCCCCAGGACCCGGCGAACTTCGCCCAGGAACTGGTGAATGTGGAGCGGGTGGAACTTCTGCGCGGCCCGCAGGGCACGCTCTGGGGTCGCAATGCCCATGGCGGCGTGATCAATGTCATCACCCGGACGCCGACAGACCGGGTTGAAGGCCTGGCCGCGGTGACGCTCGGCATTCCCGAGCGCGGCGCCCAAGCGATGATCTCGGGCCCGCTGGTGCCGGACCGGCTGGCGGCCGAACTGGCGGTGCGCTGGAACCAGGACCAGGGCCAGGTAGACGACATCGCAACGGGTGCCACCGGTATCGACGAGGGCATCTCGCGTTTTGCCCGGCTGAAACTGCGCCATGCGCCGACCGGCGGCCCGCTCGCCCTCACGCTCACCGCCACCCGGGAAGAGCTGGAGAGCCATGAGGAGCTGTATATCCGCGAGAGGAACGTCGAAGACCGCAGCTATGACAGCGCCACCCAGGGCGACCGGGCCTGGCTCGACCGGCAAGTCACGACACTCGCACTCGCCGGCGACTACGACCTTTCGGAAGCGCTTCGCCTGTCGAGCGTGACATCCTGGCAGAGCCGGGACATGACCCGTGTGATCACGGTGAACACGCCCGAGAGCCAGGACAGCTTTTCGCAGGAACTGCGCCTGGCCTTCCAGGCCGGCGAGCGGGTCGACGGCGTGATGGGCGGCTTCGTCCAGGATACCGGCTTCACCCGCACGACCCCCGGCTATCCAGGCTATTACGGCCCTGACCGCAACGAGGTCGACACCCGCTCCTATGCCCTGTTCGGAGAGGCGACCTACGCGCTGACCCCCGTGCTCGACCTCACCGGCGGGCTGCGCTGGTCGCGGGAGGAAGCGGAGATCCGCTACGACCGGCCGGGCTCCGGCCCCTATGATTTCCGCTTCCAGGCCCGGGACGATTTCTCGGACATCTCGCCCAAACTGTCGCTCGGCTGGCAGCTTGCGCCGGATCACAGGGTCTGGGCCACCATTGCCCGGGGCTTCAAGCCCGGCGGCTTCAATCACGCCGTCTCGTCCACCGCCGATGCCCTGCCCTATGACAGCGAGACCTCGACCAATTACGAACTCGGCTGGCGCGGCACAGCGGCCGGTGGCCGACTGGACATCGACGCCGCCGTCTATCTGATCACCGCCGCGGACAAACAGATCTATACCGGCCCGCTGGGAGCCCAGGTGCTGCGCAATATGGGCGATGCGGCCAGCCATGGCATCGAGGTGGACACCGCCTTTCGCGCCACCCCGGACCTGACGCTGCGTGCCGGTGCGACCCTCGGCCGGTCGGAATTCGATGGTGGCCCCTATGACGGCAGGCGGTTGCCCTATGCCCCCGACACCACGCTCAGGGCGGGGCTGCGCTGGATCGTGCCCCAGACCACCGTGCCGGGCGCCGTGGCGGTCGACCTCGGCGCCGACTGGGTTTCCCGCAGCTGGTTCGACGAAGCCAACACCCTCTCGCAAAGCGCCTATGCGCTGCTCGATGCGGCGGTGGAGGTGGATCTCGATGCCGGCTATGCGATCCGGGTCTTCGCCCGCAATCTGACCGACGAGGTCTACCGCACCTCCAGCTTCGATTTCGGCGGCGGCGACATCCGCAGCACCATCGGTGACGGCCGCACCATCGGCATCACCGGCAGCTGGCGGTTCTGA
- a CDS encoding MFS transporter, which yields MPAALPSGPTPPGRVLAVIAGIYITQSIVGGLTFQGLPTSLRAGGAGYDVIGLVSLLMLPWALKFLWAPAVERFRRPVDGRRHSRKIVLGGQILAILSIALLTTGQTPPSPAMMLTMLAAAALVTATVDIGCDAYAVEQLSPRLRGLGNVMQVGGGYLGALIGGGAFLVLLDHAGWQLAILAMVMAMTLLTLPMAATREGRPAIDRAEAAGHRPSLRRAIARREVRVGLVIVFAVQAGLRLAMGLTGPLLVDRGVSLATIGLVTGAGGMALSLAGTVAAGIALRRIDPARLLAPLVGIQALLLSSIAAVIATDLPAPPVMAVLLALSVIQGASFVALYTAMMGWAASSQAGVDFTLLQCADAGIAAAAGLSGGLIAAALGLDATFALAAGAAAAAALLTPRLLRHGARPETLPA from the coding sequence ATGCCTGCCGCTCTTCCGTCCGGCCCGACCCCGCCCGGCAGGGTGCTCGCCGTCATCGCCGGGATCTATATCACCCAGAGCATCGTCGGCGGGCTCACCTTCCAGGGCCTGCCGACCAGCCTGAGAGCCGGTGGGGCGGGCTATGACGTGATCGGGCTCGTCTCGCTGCTGATGCTGCCCTGGGCGCTCAAATTCCTCTGGGCGCCCGCGGTCGAGCGCTTTCGGCGGCCGGTCGACGGCCGGCGGCACAGCCGGAAGATCGTGCTCGGCGGCCAGATCCTGGCCATCCTGAGCATTGCCCTGCTGACGACCGGGCAGACACCGCCATCGCCCGCCATGATGCTGACCATGCTCGCGGCCGCGGCCCTGGTCACGGCCACCGTCGATATCGGCTGCGATGCCTATGCGGTCGAGCAATTGTCCCCACGGCTGCGCGGGCTCGGCAACGTCATGCAGGTCGGCGGTGGTTATCTGGGCGCGCTGATCGGCGGCGGCGCCTTTCTGGTGCTGCTCGACCATGCCGGCTGGCAGCTCGCGATCCTGGCCATGGTCATGGCCATGACCCTGTTGACCCTGCCGATGGCGGCAACACGCGAGGGGCGGCCGGCGATCGATCGCGCGGAAGCGGCCGGGCACCGTCCGTCTCTCCGTCGGGCCATTGCACGGCGGGAGGTGCGCGTCGGCCTGGTGATCGTTTTCGCCGTCCAGGCCGGCCTGCGCCTGGCCATGGGGCTGACGGGGCCGCTGCTGGTCGATCGCGGGGTCTCGCTCGCCACCATCGGCCTGGTGACCGGTGCGGGCGGCATGGCACTCAGCCTTGCCGGCACCGTCGCCGCCGGCATTGCGCTTCGTCGGATCGACCCCGCCCGCCTGCTCGCACCGCTGGTGGGAATCCAGGCCCTGCTGCTCAGCAGCATCGCGGCGGTCATTGCCACCGATCTGCCGGCACCGCCGGTGATGGCCGTATTGCTGGCCCTCTCCGTGATCCAGGGTGCCAGTTTCGTCGCACTCTACACTGCCATGATGGGCTGGGCCGCCTCATCCCAGGCCGGTGTGGACTTCACCCTGCTGCAATGTGCCGATGCCGGGATCGCAGCCGCCGCCGGACTGTCGGGCGGCCTCATCGCAGCCGCTCTCGGCCTCGATGCCACGTTCGCCCTTGCCGCCGGCGCCGCCGCAGCTGCTGCCCTGTTGACCCCCCGCCTGCTCCGGCATGGCGCCCGCCCGGAGACCCTGCCGGCATGA
- a CDS encoding FAD-dependent monooxygenase gives MTTRPDFRLHAVIAGAGIAGLAAAWWLDRIGWHTTLVERAADLRTDGYMLGLSGPGLAAATRMGLRPALETHGREIDENLYLDGRGREVLRLRYRDLLQGIDWITLSRTALVDVLAGALPASATIRFDDRITGIDDRREGPVEVTLASGTTCAADLVIGAEGLRSDLRRSHFAPDEAALEPLGYGVAAFRLPDTLKLGQDFLSYAEPGRLTEFYTLADGSLATLYAWRRTGIDLPTGEAGRIQALKAAYAGAHPAVLAAIDAREPADGLYFDTTLMTVLPHWSKGRLLLLGDAAHCLTLLSGQGAGMAITSAALLAECLLRHPLDVKRALAEHEARLRPVIDRLQTRSRKLARLFIPATPAGFRLRNFALRHMPARLLARQLTRDLKGEGPF, from the coding sequence ATGACCACGCGCCCCGATTTCCGCCTCCACGCCGTTATCGCCGGTGCTGGCATCGCCGGGCTCGCCGCCGCCTGGTGGCTCGACCGCATCGGCTGGCACACCACTCTGGTAGAGCGGGCGGCGGATCTGCGCACCGACGGCTATATGCTGGGCCTCTCAGGCCCCGGACTTGCCGCCGCAACCCGCATGGGCCTGCGCCCCGCCCTCGAAACCCATGGCCGGGAGATCGACGAAAATCTCTATCTCGACGGACGGGGACGGGAGGTGCTGCGCCTCCGCTATCGCGATCTGCTGCAGGGGATCGACTGGATCACCCTGTCGCGCACCGCATTGGTAGACGTGCTGGCCGGCGCCCTTCCTGCCTCCGCGACCATCCGCTTCGATGACCGGATCACCGGGATCGACGACCGCCGCGAAGGGCCGGTCGAGGTCACGCTTGCATCGGGCACGACATGCGCCGCGGATCTGGTGATCGGCGCCGAAGGGTTGCGCTCGGACCTCCGTCGCAGCCATTTCGCACCGGATGAAGCTGCATTGGAGCCGCTCGGCTATGGCGTCGCCGCCTTCCGCCTGCCCGACACACTGAAGCTGGGCCAGGACTTCCTGTCCTATGCCGAACCGGGCCGCCTGACCGAGTTCTACACTCTGGCCGACGGCTCGCTGGCCACGCTCTATGCCTGGCGGCGCACCGGGATCGACCTGCCAACGGGCGAGGCCGGGCGGATCCAGGCGCTGAAAGCCGCCTATGCCGGTGCCCATCCGGCGGTGCTGGCGGCGATCGATGCCCGGGAACCGGCCGATGGGCTCTATTTCGACACCACGCTCATGACGGTCCTGCCACACTGGTCCAAAGGCCGGCTGCTGCTGCTTGGCGATGCCGCCCATTGCCTCACCCTGCTTTCGGGCCAGGGCGCGGGGATGGCAATCACTTCGGCAGCCCTGCTCGCCGAATGCCTGCTGCGTCATCCGCTGGATGTGAAACGGGCCCTGGCGGAACACGAAGCCCGGCTACGTCCGGTCATCGATCGGCTTCAGACCCGCAGTCGCAAGCTCGCCCGACTGTTCATCCCGGCAACACCGGCCGGCTTCCGTCTGCGCAATTTCGCGCTGCGCCATATGCCGGCCCGGCTGCTGGCCCGACAGCTCACCCGGGATCTGAAGGGAGAGGGGCCGTTCTGA